Proteins encoded within one genomic window of Companilactobacillus sp.:
- a CDS encoding phosphoglycerate dehydrogenase: MFQVKTFNAIAKTGLETFDDNFKINQSEDPDAYLIRSVNLLAAEFPESLKTIVRCGVGYNNVPLKRATEKGIAVFNTPGSNANAVKELIIALMIATARNLFAANAYSNQHTEADISQRTEKDKTKFNGTELAGKRLAVIGLGNVGSRVANAALALGMKVVGYDPYLSANAAWRIDNKVKRAGSIRRAVKNADFVTIHVPKNDETVGLFSTTEITAMKDKAVLFNYSRIGIADNKAVVEAVKSGKIAHYCTDFGEPVIADQPNVTITPHIGGSTLEAESNGAVQGANTVMNYLKSGDTKNSVNLPNMTVPFEAPYRVTVIHQNVPNMVGQIATAMAERDINIENMANAAKEKTAYTVVDVNSIDGDEGRDLVEALNAIKEVYRVRIIEHQ; the protein is encoded by the coding sequence ATGTTTCAAGTAAAAACTTTTAATGCAATTGCAAAAACTGGTTTGGAAACTTTTGACGATAATTTTAAGATCAACCAAAGCGAGGACCCAGATGCTTATTTGATCCGTTCGGTCAATTTGCTAGCAGCCGAATTTCCAGAAAGCTTGAAGACAATCGTCCGCTGTGGCGTGGGCTACAACAACGTACCGCTAAAACGTGCCACTGAAAAAGGTATCGCTGTCTTTAATACTCCAGGAAGCAACGCAAATGCGGTCAAGGAATTGATCATCGCATTGATGATTGCGACTGCTAGAAACCTTTTTGCAGCGAATGCTTATTCAAATCAACATACTGAGGCGGATATTTCACAACGTACTGAAAAAGATAAGACGAAGTTTAACGGAACTGAATTGGCGGGCAAGAGATTGGCTGTTATCGGCTTAGGAAACGTTGGCTCACGTGTTGCTAATGCTGCTTTGGCATTAGGGATGAAGGTTGTCGGTTACGATCCATACTTGTCAGCTAATGCTGCTTGGAGAATCGACAACAAGGTCAAGCGTGCTGGCTCGATTCGTCGTGCGGTTAAAAATGCCGACTTCGTGACGATCCACGTGCCAAAGAACGATGAGACGGTTGGCTTGTTTAGTACGACTGAGATCACTGCGATGAAGGATAAGGCAGTCTTGTTCAACTATTCAAGAATTGGAATTGCAGACAATAAGGCTGTGGTCGAAGCGGTCAAATCTGGAAAAATTGCTCATTATTGTACTGATTTTGGTGAGCCTGTAATTGCTGACCAACCTAACGTTACGATCACGCCTCATATTGGTGGTTCAACTTTGGAAGCTGAATCAAATGGGGCTGTGCAAGGCGCTAATACTGTGATGAATTATTTGAAGTCAGGGGATACTAAAAATTCGGTCAACTTGCCTAATATGACGGTGCCGTTTGAAGCTCCTTATCGTGTGACAGTAATTCATCAAAACGTGCCTAATATGGTTGGACAAATTGCTACGGCGATGGCTGAACGTGATATCAATATTGAAAATATGGCCAATGCTGCTAAGGAAAAAACTGCTTATACAGTTGTGGATGTTAATTCTATCGATGGTGATGAGGGGCGTGATTTGGTGGAGGCACTGAACGCTATTAAAGAAGTCTATCGTGTTAGGATTATTGAACATCAATAA
- a CDS encoding LysR family transcriptional regulator — MYKVLVVLHDGDDYIRMNKVFLESMPVAGEYIVHSDGLPYLVEEVTTFVGYVSSKGATTILVVHPADKDAAVNDLYGIDIARDMDDPEYNKKE, encoded by the coding sequence ATGTACAAAGTTTTAGTTGTTTTACATGATGGCGATGATTATATCCGAATGAACAAGGTCTTCTTGGAGAGTATGCCTGTTGCTGGGGAGTATATTGTTCACTCTGATGGTTTGCCTTATTTGGTTGAAGAGGTCACGACTTTTGTTGGCTACGTTAGTTCTAAGGGTGCAACGACTATTTTGGTGGTCCATCCTGCTGATAAAGATGCTGCGGTCAATGATTTATATGGGATCGACATTGCTCGTGATATGGATGACCCTGAGTATAATAAGAAAGAATGA
- a CDS encoding carbamoyl phosphate synthase small subunit, with protein sequence MKRYLVLEDGNIYPGQAFGAEATAVGELVFSTGMSGYQESITDQSYNGEILMFTFPLIGNYGINRDDYESITPTCKGVVVHELARRANNWRMDLSLDEYLKESGIPGIQGVDTRAVTRHIRAKGALKATIVDEVTENTVKDLQNTELPTNQIAQSTTKSAYPVPTHGRKVVLIDYGLKHSILRELADRHCNLMVLPADATAEQVLEQDPDGVMLTNGPGNPKSVPATLDMIREVEKHVPLFGICMGHQLFALANGADTFKMKFGHRGFNHPVRDLTTGRIDFTSQNHGYAVDRNSLDGTDLEVTHEEINDNTVEGLRHKIYPAFSVQYHPDAAPGPHDADYLFDRFMKLIDENKAKGTITNGQKN encoded by the coding sequence ATGAAGCGTTACTTGGTATTAGAAGATGGCAATATTTATCCAGGACAAGCATTCGGCGCAGAAGCTACCGCAGTGGGCGAGTTAGTTTTCAGTACCGGTATGTCCGGCTATCAAGAATCAATAACAGATCAGTCATATAATGGCGAGATCTTAATGTTTACTTTCCCACTAATAGGAAATTACGGTATTAACCGCGATGACTATGAATCAATTACTCCAACTTGTAAAGGTGTAGTAGTACATGAACTGGCCCGACGAGCTAACAACTGGAGAATGGACTTATCACTGGACGAATATTTAAAAGAGAGCGGCATCCCTGGAATTCAAGGTGTTGACACTCGTGCGGTAACGCGACACATTCGTGCTAAAGGTGCTTTGAAGGCAACTATTGTTGACGAAGTAACTGAGAACACAGTGAAAGATCTCCAGAACACTGAATTACCAACTAATCAAATTGCACAAAGTACTACCAAAAGTGCATACCCAGTACCTACACACGGTAGAAAAGTTGTCTTGATCGATTATGGTCTCAAACATTCTATTTTAAGAGAATTAGCTGACAGACATTGCAACTTAATGGTCTTGCCTGCTGACGCAACTGCTGAACAAGTTCTCGAACAAGATCCAGATGGCGTTATGTTGACTAATGGACCCGGTAATCCAAAGAGCGTACCAGCTACTTTAGATATGATCCGCGAAGTTGAAAAACATGTACCACTATTTGGAATCTGTATGGGTCATCAACTGTTTGCTTTAGCAAATGGCGCTGATACCTTTAAAATGAAATTCGGACATCGTGGTTTTAATCATCCTGTCAGAGACTTAACTACTGGTCGAATCGATTTTACATCTCAAAATCATGGGTATGCTGTTGATCGTAACTCACTTGATGGTACAGATTTGGAAGTAACTCATGAAGAAATCAACGATAATACTGTTGAAGGATTGAGACATAAGATCTATCCGGCCTTTTCTGTGCAATATCACCCGGATGCTGCTCCTGGTCCTCACGATGCAGATTATTTATTTGATAGATTCATGAAGTTGATCGATGAAAATAAAGCGAAGGGGACAATCACAAATGGCCAAAAGAACTGA